In the genome of Candidatus Methylomirabilis lanthanidiphila, one region contains:
- the rpmG gene encoding 50S ribosomal protein L33: protein MREIITLACGECKRRNYSTRKNKQNTPDRIELSKYCRWCRKHTAHKEAK, encoded by the coding sequence CATTAGCTTGTGGTGAGTGCAAGAGACGCAATTATTCCACGAGAAAGAATAAACAGAACACGCCGGACAGAATCGAACTGAGTAAATACTGTCGTTGGTGCCGCAAGCACACCGCCCACAAGGAAGCCAAGTAG